One Setaria viridis chromosome 5, Setaria_viridis_v4.0, whole genome shotgun sequence genomic region harbors:
- the LOC117856136 gene encoding folate synthesis bifunctional protein, mitochondrial isoform X1, translating into MLLHAKESLKKMYPVAKNYLGGLLPAHSFSVSDLVYPSRSSNRASRHAIPFKARSFTKCSLERCSADQEIVIAMGSNVGDRVSTFDRALQLMKNSGVSITRHANLYETAPAYVTDQPRFLNSAIRGTTRLSAHELLKRLKEIEKDIGRTSGIRYGPRPIDLDILLYGNYEINSETLIVPHERIHERPFVLAPLVDLLGASGDDGIETSWHSLSKCSGGFFELWNKLGGESIIGTDCIKRVWPVGNRLWDWYERTLVMGILNLTPDSFSDGGKFQQVKAAISQAKLLISEGADIIDIGAQSTRPFAKRLSPNEELERLVPVLDEIMKIPEMEGKLLSVDTFYAEVASEAVKRGVHMINDVSGGQLDPKILKVAAELRVPYVAMHMRGDPSTMQSEQNLHYDDVCKEVASELYAQVREAELSGIPLWRIVLDPGIGFSKKSKHNLEVIMGLESIRKEMGSMSIGASHVPILLGPSRKRFLGEICNRANPVERDVATVAAVTAGILNGANIVRVHNAGYGADAAKVCDALHKGRRWEE; encoded by the exons ATGCTCCTCCATGCTAAGGAGTCACTTAAGAAGATGTATCCTGTTGCAAAGAACTACCTTGGAGGGCTGCTCCCAGCACATTCATTTTCAG TGTCTGATCTTGTTTATCCTTCGAGATCTTCAAACAGAGCTTCTAGACATGCTATTCCATTCAAGGCTCGTTCGTTTACGAAATGTTCGCTTGAGAGATGTTCAGCTGACCAAGAGATTGTGATTGCTATGGGAAGTAATGTGGGTGATAGAGTCAGTACATTCGACAGGGCATTGCAGCTGATGAAAAACTCGGGTGTGAGCATCACTAGGCATGCCAATCTCTATGAGACTGCCCCTGCTTATGTGACCGATCAGCCACGGTTTCTTAACTCTGCCATTCGGGGCACAACTAGGCTCAGTGCGCATGAGCTTCTTAAAAGGCTAAAGGAAATTGAGAAGGATATAGGCCGCACTAGTGGAATAAGGTACGGCCCAAGGCCTATTGATTTAGACATACTTCTATACGGTAACTACGAGATCAATAGTGAGACTCTAATTGTGCCACATGAGCGCATCCATGAGAGACCATTTGTTTTAGCACCTCTTGTAGACCTGTTAGGTGCATCCGGTGATGATGGTATCGAAACAAGTTGGCACTCTCTTTCAAAGTGCAGTGGTGGTTTCTTTGAATTATGGAATAAACTTGGAGGTGAATCTATAATTGGAACAGATTGTATCAAAAGGGTATGGCCTGTTGGGAATCGTTTGTGGGATTGGTATGAGAGAACCCTCGTCATGGGGATCCTTAATCTAACACCAGACAGCTTTAGTGATGGAGGCAAGTTTCAACAAGTGAAGGCTGCCATTTCTCAGGCTAAGTTATTAATCTCAGAAGGTGCAGATATAATTGATATTGGTGCTCAATCTACCAGGCCCTTTGCAAAGAGATTATCTCCAAACGAAGAACTTGAGAGATTGGTTCCTGTTCTGGATGAGATTATGAAAATTCCCGAGATGGAGGGCAAGTTGCTCTCGGTGGATACATTCTATGCAGAAGTTGCTAGTGAAGCTGTGAAAAGAGGAGTTCACATGATCAATGATGTATCCGGTGGACAGCTTGACCCCAAAATTCTTAAAGTTGCTGCTGAACTCAGAGTTCCGTATGTTGCAATGCACATGAGGGGAGATCCATCAACTATGCAAAGTGAACAAAATTTACATTATGATGATGTCTGCAAGGAAGTTGCTTCTGAGCTATATGCGCAGGTGAGAGAAGCTGAGTTATCTGGGATTCCATTGTGGAGGATAGTTCTAGATCCAGGCATTGGGTTCTCCAAGAAATCCAAACATAACCTTGAAGTAATTATGGGATTGGAGTCCATTAGGAAGGAGATGGGTTCAATGAGTATAGGTGCTTCACATGTGCCAATATTACTGGGACCCTCAAGGAAAAGATTTTTAGGTGAAATATGCAATCGTGCCAATCCAGTTGAGAGAGATGTTGCTACTGTTGCAGCTGTGACAGCTGGGATTTTAAATGGAGCTAACATAGTAAGGGTCCATAATGCTGGATATGGTGCAGATGCTGCAAAGGTTTGCGATGCATTGCATAAGGGAAGAAGATGGGAAGAGTAG
- the LOC117856136 gene encoding folate synthesis bifunctional protein, mitochondrial isoform X2, translating to MGSNVGDRVSTFDRALQLMKNSGVSITRHANLYETAPAYVTDQPRFLNSAIRGTTRLSAHELLKRLKEIEKDIGRTSGIRYGPRPIDLDILLYGNYEINSETLIVPHERIHERPFVLAPLVDLLGASGDDGIETSWHSLSKCSGGFFELWNKLGGESIIGTDCIKRVWPVGNRLWDWYERTLVMGILNLTPDSFSDGGKFQQVKAAISQAKLLISEGADIIDIGAQSTRPFAKRLSPNEELERLVPVLDEIMKIPEMEGKLLSVDTFYAEVASEAVKRGVHMINDVSGGQLDPKILKVAAELRVPYVAMHMRGDPSTMQSEQNLHYDDVCKEVASELYAQVREAELSGIPLWRIVLDPGIGFSKKSKHNLEVIMGLESIRKEMGSMSIGASHVPILLGPSRKRFLGEICNRANPVERDVATVAAVTAGILNGANIVRVHNAGYGADAAKVCDALHKGRRWEE from the coding sequence ATGGGAAGTAATGTGGGTGATAGAGTCAGTACATTCGACAGGGCATTGCAGCTGATGAAAAACTCGGGTGTGAGCATCACTAGGCATGCCAATCTCTATGAGACTGCCCCTGCTTATGTGACCGATCAGCCACGGTTTCTTAACTCTGCCATTCGGGGCACAACTAGGCTCAGTGCGCATGAGCTTCTTAAAAGGCTAAAGGAAATTGAGAAGGATATAGGCCGCACTAGTGGAATAAGGTACGGCCCAAGGCCTATTGATTTAGACATACTTCTATACGGTAACTACGAGATCAATAGTGAGACTCTAATTGTGCCACATGAGCGCATCCATGAGAGACCATTTGTTTTAGCACCTCTTGTAGACCTGTTAGGTGCATCCGGTGATGATGGTATCGAAACAAGTTGGCACTCTCTTTCAAAGTGCAGTGGTGGTTTCTTTGAATTATGGAATAAACTTGGAGGTGAATCTATAATTGGAACAGATTGTATCAAAAGGGTATGGCCTGTTGGGAATCGTTTGTGGGATTGGTATGAGAGAACCCTCGTCATGGGGATCCTTAATCTAACACCAGACAGCTTTAGTGATGGAGGCAAGTTTCAACAAGTGAAGGCTGCCATTTCTCAGGCTAAGTTATTAATCTCAGAAGGTGCAGATATAATTGATATTGGTGCTCAATCTACCAGGCCCTTTGCAAAGAGATTATCTCCAAACGAAGAACTTGAGAGATTGGTTCCTGTTCTGGATGAGATTATGAAAATTCCCGAGATGGAGGGCAAGTTGCTCTCGGTGGATACATTCTATGCAGAAGTTGCTAGTGAAGCTGTGAAAAGAGGAGTTCACATGATCAATGATGTATCCGGTGGACAGCTTGACCCCAAAATTCTTAAAGTTGCTGCTGAACTCAGAGTTCCGTATGTTGCAATGCACATGAGGGGAGATCCATCAACTATGCAAAGTGAACAAAATTTACATTATGATGATGTCTGCAAGGAAGTTGCTTCTGAGCTATATGCGCAGGTGAGAGAAGCTGAGTTATCTGGGATTCCATTGTGGAGGATAGTTCTAGATCCAGGCATTGGGTTCTCCAAGAAATCCAAACATAACCTTGAAGTAATTATGGGATTGGAGTCCATTAGGAAGGAGATGGGTTCAATGAGTATAGGTGCTTCACATGTGCCAATATTACTGGGACCCTCAAGGAAAAGATTTTTAGGTGAAATATGCAATCGTGCCAATCCAGTTGAGAGAGATGTTGCTACTGTTGCAGCTGTGACAGCTGGGATTTTAAATGGAGCTAACATAGTAAGGGTCCATAATGCTGGATATGGTGCAGATGCTGCAAAGGTTTGCGATGCATTGCATAAGGGAAGAAGATGGGAAGAGTAG
- the LOC117856138 gene encoding uncharacterized protein, which translates to MTAESETPRITELHVRMDCHGCEHKIRKTLRAIDGISEVYIDQANHKITVVGMADPERIVKAIRKTKRVPTIFSHTDPSAEAQPPPAEGEAPPPADPPADAPPAEAAPSEPTPETKEVAKEAPPAEPPAMDAIVMNKMHDYPYGDGHHLYREHWVNHPMDMHGVRYDAAPYHVTHSYSYHSTSPYIAEYGYGGSPDQEGRSYSYNYYPGRGKGDGSQITSMFSDENPNACSIV; encoded by the exons atgacTGCAGAATCAGAG ACACCACGAATAACGGAGCTCCATGTAAGGATGGACTGCCATGGCTGCGAGCACAAGATCAGGAAGACCCTGCGTGCCATTGATG GTATTAGCGAAGTATACATAGATCAAGCGAATCACAAGATCACAGTGGTCGGGATGGCTGACCCTGAGAGGATCGTCAAGGCCATCAGGAAGACCAAAAGGGTCCCAACTATCTTCTCACACACTGATCCCTCAGCCGAGGCTCAGCCTCCGCCTGCCGAAGGGGAGGCTCCACCACCCGCTGACCCACCAGCCGACGCCCCTCCAGCAGAGGCAGCTCCGTCCGAGCCCACACCGGAGACCAAGGAGGTGGCCAAGGAGGCGCCACCGGCAGAACCCCCGGCCATGGACGCCATCGTGATGAACAAGATGCATGACTACCCGTATGGCGACGGCCACCACCTGTACAGGGAGCACTGGGTGAACCACCCCATGGACATGCATGGGGTCAGATATGATGCTGCACCTTACCATGTAACGCACAGCTACAGCTACCACAGTACGAGCCCCTACATAGCCGAGTACGGCTATGGAGGTTCTCCTGATCAAGAAGGCAGGTCCTACAGCTATAACTACTACCCGGGCAGGGGCAAAGGAGATGGCAGCCAGATCACTTCAATGTTCAGTGATGAGAACCCAAACGCATGCAGCATAGTTTGA
- the LOC117855222 gene encoding uncharacterized protein produces MAAAAAAPLLLLLPLLLLGANANADPVPATIVLKDGTTCTLCASCDNPCNPSYYPPPSPPPAPVTTPCPPPPSYPSPSGGGGGGGPIVYSSPPPPASSGVGGGFYYPPPTGGGGNNGASQQGGGGGGGGGGGGGAYPTPPPPNPFLPYFPFYYYSPPPPHYSGAWAVTATSSPVATLLAVILSGLLLLQW; encoded by the coding sequence atggctgcggcggcggccgctcccctcctcctcctcctcccgctgctcctcctcggcgccaatgccaatgccgaCCCGGTGCCGGCCACCATCGTGCTCAAGGACGGCACCACCTGCACCCTCTGCGCATCCTGCGACAACCCCTGCAACCCCTCCTACTACCCGCCCCCGTCCCCTCCCCCGGCGCCCGTCACCACGCCGtgcccgcccccgccctccTACCCAtccccctccggcggcggcggaggcggcggccccaTCGTCTACTCCTCCCCACCCCCTCCCGCTTCCAGCGGCGTCGGCGGAGGCTTCTACTACCCACCGCCCACCGGCGGGGGCGGCAACAACGGCGCCTCCCAgcagggcggtggcggtggaggcggaggcggaggcggaggcggcgcctacccgaccccgccgccgcccaacccGTTCCTGCCCTACTTCCCCTTCTACTACtacagcccgccgccgccgcactacTCCGGCGCCTGGGCCGTGaccgccacctcgtcgccggtggCGACGCTGCTGGCGGTGATCCTCTcgggcctgctgctgctgcagtggtAG